From Shewanella acanthi:
CGATTTCTTCTTCTGATCATTGCACCTAATGCAAGGAGCATAGACAGCCCCCCTAAGGCACCACCGCTGTCTTTTGACGTTTCATCGTCTTCAACAGGGTTTTCCGTTACAGCGCCTTTACCGTCAGATTCAACCGTTAGGGTGAAGGTTGTAGAACCTTGATCCGATGGGTTTTCAACGTCGCTTACGGTTACTGTCACTTGAATATCACCGTGGAAGTTTTTCTTAGGTGTGATAGTCACGCTTGAACCTGAAGTATGACCATCAACGACCGCAGTAATATTGTCACCCGTTACGCTGATGGTGTTAACACTGGTTTGCTCGTCAGCATAGAACACTTTCAAGCCTTTTAAACTCGTGTTTTCAGCGATGGTTTGGTTAGCGATACTAGCAACAGAAATGTTTGATGATACTGTTACAGTGCGTGACATCTTGATATCAGCCATACCATCAATTTTGCTAACAGCATCAACAATTAACGCTTTACCTGGTGCCTTGCTAGTCACTTTAGTCCATGCAGTCACTTCAAACTGTGAAGACTCAGGACCCACATAGTCGTAACAAACCACTAGACCGTTGTGGATCTTGTCCTTCAGGTTGTTCCAAGCGTATTGTTCACCCTTGTACCCACCTGCAGGGCCTAATCGAGATAAAGCACCTTTGAAGCCCTGAAGACCAATAGAACCACGGTCATCTTGACTACCAAAATCGATATTATCGTAAGCCATGATCAGTTCAAACTCACCGTCGCCAAAGCGAGTGTTTACATTGAACAGCAGTTCGAAGTCGAATCTATCGTCACGCTCTTCCCACTGCCAAACACCTTGAGCATCTCTATCTAATTGCTTGTAAGAACGTGCATTATCATACTCAATAATACCCCATCCCGTTGAAGTACTAGCGGCAGAGATACCTGCAATTTCAGTGCTGCTGAGCACTAAAGGCACACTCATTAGATCTTGAACTGTTCCTCTATAGTCATACGCACGCCACAACATACCAATACTCGCAAAAGGTGCGTTGTTGTATGGGAAGATATCATGCCATGGATAGAAGAACTTTTCGTTACCGTATAAAGTGACGGTACCAGTACCCATAATTTGCAGGGTATTGTTATTCCACATGTTCATGGTTTCAGCGTTGTTATACAAATGGAAGCTTGTATATGCGCCGCCAAAGAAGGTGCTGACTGGCATCTGAACACCATTTTGGTAGTTGATCATATTGTTGCTACCTGTAGGTGCTCTACCGGTTGCTTCATTAATGACCGTTGGCTGGAAACCACTCATGGTTGGGTAGATACCGAACTCTTCTAAGTTAACGTAACCACCTGGGTTGCTGTTACCAAAGTTTGGCGTACGGCACAGAGGGTCATCTTCGCTTGTAGTGATATTGTAGTGAGCATAGTCACCTAGTGTGTTCGGTTGAACACCGCTGATGGTCAGCTTATTGCCTTCAACTTTAATATCTTTAACAATCGCTTTTGAAGAGGTATATACGTCTTCCGCTCTCAGTCTTAGTCCTTCTGGGATATTTGCTTCAATGCTAAATGCACGGTCTGCACCAGAATCGTTTGGCTGAACTTGGAAGGTAAATGGTAAGTTATCACCGACTAACGCCTTAGTTTGAGTGACATTGAGATTAACGTCATCCACACCACGTATTAGCTTAAAGGATACTTTACCAATGTTACCTGCGTTCACTGCAGAAGTACCAAAGTCAATTAACGAGTGGTAAACATCACCCGCTGTCATCTCTGGAATATTCCAGTTCACGTTGATATTTACAGCATCGCTGCCATTGCTGGCTGGTACTTCAACACTCAAGTTGTTAGCAACTTGGCCACCTACAACGGTCGAGGCATATTGGAAGGTTTCCATCACGCCAGCGTTGTAGTTATTTGAAGAACTACCTTTTCTTGGGTTGTAGAAGATAGCCCAATAAGTGCCTTCTTCTGGTTCATTGATATTACAGAAGTTGTTATAAAGGTTGTCATTAGATACGCACAGGATTTCTTCTAGCGGATTAGGCTGACCATCACCGTTATAGTCCTTACCAACGTAGATAGTGATGTTACCTTTATCCCAATCCCCCTCGAAAGGAGACTGCATCTTCCCTAAGGTTTCAACAATCAGACGACGACTGCCCGCAGGAACGTCGATCATCTCAACGAGGGTTGCCTCATCAACACGTTTGTTTATAGCAACGCTAGGATCGGCATTAATAGTCCAAGGGAAAAGATTATCATCATCCTTTGGCAGGGTTGCCGTTTTCACTTCCGCTTTCACCGGCTCGAAAATACGACCGTAAATGCTATCACCTTCAGGTAAATTAATGCCTTTAATCAATGCACTGGCATTGTTACGGTGAGCAGTTGCTTGCAAGCTTGATGGCATATCGTTGTTGTCATACTTGAACACGATTGGCCAATGGGCTTCTGGGGCGTTATTAGTGGTTTCGGTGAAGATCAGGTTTGAATGTAATTCAACTTCAGCGTTACTGAATGGGTCCTGGGTATCCATAATTGACGCTTCAATCACGATATCCCGAGTCTCACCCGCTTTGAGCGTAAACTCGCTTGGATAAGCTTTGATGGTCACCCCATTTTGAACGACTTGATTCTGTGAATCCATGTTCCAGTTGATCACATCGCCGTTAGTCACACTCCAGCTGCCGTCTTTCGTTGCGCGAATGGTACGGATCCATTGGCACTTAGGCTTACACTCAAAGTTAACTAATTGTGGGATGTTCAGCTTATGCACCACACCACCGTTATTAGGATCAGCCGCTTTGAAGTTATCAATGGTTTCATCCATTACAAAGCCTGCATTAACCGCATTTTTCACGTTAATACGGCCAGTACCCGCGCGGTAGGTTGATGCAAGTTCAACATCACCTGTTGCTTCATTAAGACGACGGTATTGAACTTTGTTCTCCGTGGTCATTGCTAGGGCAGATTGCACTTCCGTCGCAGTCCAATCTTTATGGGCTTGACGAATCAATGCTATAGAGCCTGCAACGTGTGGCGATGCCATTGAAGTGCCGCTGATCATCGCAAAATCGCTTGATGGCGAGCTTGTATCAAATGGATGCTCGTCAGCATAGGCGGCAAAAATATCCACACCTGGGGCTGCAACCGCAGGGATCAGGGCTTCTGGCGTCGATGAGCTTGGGCCACGTGATGAGAACGGCGCTAACCAATCGGCTTTTTCTGGGTAGAGATTACGCTCGATTTCAGTGGCAGTGATCGTCAGGGTATGACCAGTACCTTTGTTCAACCAGCCATATAGACCACTACCGCTCGATGTACCCCAGTTTTCTTGCGTGATATGGATTGAAGGCACTGAGTAAGATACCGCGGGTACAATCGCTTCGCCTTTAGCGAAGTTATACAGGATCATACCGTCTGCGCCGCCGGCTTTAACGTTGTCTGCTTTCACGCTACGGGCAATACCAGTTGTGCTAGTTGTACTGTTACGACGACAGGCAACAATCACATCGACAGGATTGCCATCGGCATCGGTCAAGTCGAAAGTGCCCGCAGGGAACGGATTCGCACAGTATTCATCGTTGTAGTTTCTCGCCATTACCACACGACCAGTGACCGATTCTTTGTTAATCACGCCGCCGGTGATTTCACTCCATGAAGGAGTGGTTAATCCACCAACAGGGTCTACAAGCTTAGTGGTGATATCAATCACGCGGTCATGGGTCGTTGCTGCTGCGCTTAATAACCATGGTGAAGCATGGTCAATGCGGCCGAAGTATTCCGTAGCACCGCCGTATTGGCCTGAGTTACCCGCTGCAACAGCAACAGATACACCTGCTTCGCGGGCAGCAAGGAAGGCTAATTGAACGTCATCGGCCCAAGGATTCGATTCCTGACCACCAATAGAGAAGTTAATCACGTCCACGCCGTCTTTAATGGCATCTTCAATACCCGCGACTAACGCTTCACCAGGGCAGCCTGCACCAACATGGTTATCTGGGTAGCAGACTTGGTAAGAAACAATGTTCGCGTGTGGTGCAACACCACTAATGCTTGGGAATAACCCCGCTTTGATCACCCGACCATCGG
This genomic window contains:
- a CDS encoding S8 family serine peptidase yields the protein MKLKLLTYTVAAALYGAGAMQAAASMGEVHKNQVHTIKGLQLTPEQINQLNAEQAKAAAGEQGVGVNIQINPQASKFQYEEGLTGEQVYIVRLNQKPLAQVSAELLGSTNASARSTKPSKLFVAGQPANRAVQNYRTQLLNTQKQVLADIQSNVGARQARQQFTNAVNGFSIAMTQEEAQRVAELPNVASVRLSKTYELQSDAGPQLIQADKIWTGTATPDGLPYKGEGIVMGIIDTGINSDHPSFAAIGEDGYKHDNPWGAGNYVGDCTKVGFESMCNDKLIGVRSYPVITDNFTNGNFGVTRPAVGEDYQGHGSHVASTAAGNVLLNVDYLAGVSDTEASDGRVIKAGLFPSISGVAPHANIVSYQVCYPDNHVGAGCPGEALVAGIEDAIKDGVDVINFSIGGQESNPWADDVQLAFLAAREAGVSVAVAAGNSGQYGGATEYFGRIDHASPWLLSAAATTHDRVIDITTKLVDPVGGLTTPSWSEITGGVINKESVTGRVVMARNYNDEYCANPFPAGTFDLTDADGNPVDVIVACRRNSTTSTTGIARSVKADNVKAGGADGMILYNFAKGEAIVPAVSYSVPSIHITQENWGTSSGSGLYGWLNKGTGHTLTITATEIERNLYPEKADWLAPFSSRGPSSSTPEALIPAVAAPGVDIFAAYADEHPFDTSSPSSDFAMISGTSMASPHVAGSIALIRQAHKDWTATEVQSALAMTTENKVQYRRLNEATGDVELASTYRAGTGRINVKNAVNAGFVMDETIDNFKAADPNNGGVVHKLNIPQLVNFECKPKCQWIRTIRATKDGSWSVTNGDVINWNMDSQNQVVQNGVTIKAYPSEFTLKAGETRDIVIEASIMDTQDPFSNAEVELHSNLIFTETTNNAPEAHWPIVFKYDNNDMPSSLQATAHRNNASALIKGINLPEGDSIYGRIFEPVKAEVKTATLPKDDDNLFPWTINADPSVAINKRVDEATLVEMIDVPAGSRRLIVETLGKMQSPFEGDWDKGNITIYVGKDYNGDGQPNPLEEILCVSNDNLYNNFCNINEPEEGTYWAIFYNPRKGSSSNNYNAGVMETFQYASTVVGGQVANNLSVEVPASNGSDAVNINVNWNIPEMTAGDVYHSLIDFGTSAVNAGNIGKVSFKLIRGVDDVNLNVTQTKALVGDNLPFTFQVQPNDSGADRAFSIEANIPEGLRLRAEDVYTSSKAIVKDIKVEGNKLTISGVQPNTLGDYAHYNITTSEDDPLCRTPNFGNSNPGGYVNLEEFGIYPTMSGFQPTVINEATGRAPTGSNNMINYQNGVQMPVSTFFGGAYTSFHLYNNAETMNMWNNNTLQIMGTGTVTLYGNEKFFYPWHDIFPYNNAPFASIGMLWRAYDYRGTVQDLMSVPLVLSSTEIAGISAASTSTGWGIIEYDNARSYKQLDRDAQGVWQWEERDDRFDFELLFNVNTRFGDGEFELIMAYDNIDFGSQDDRGSIGLQGFKGALSRLGPAGGYKGEQYAWNNLKDKIHNGLVVCYDYVGPESSQFEVTAWTKVTSKAPGKALIVDAVSKIDGMADIKMSRTVTVSSNISVASIANQTIAENTSLKGLKVFYADEQTSVNTISVTGDNITAVVDGHTSGSSVTITPKKNFHGDIQVTVTVSDVENPSDQGSTTFTLTVESDGKGAVTENPVEDDETSKDSGGALGGLSMLLALGAMIRRRNRF